The DNA sequence GCATTTTATTTTTGTCGGAAACGATACCGGAACAGTTTAGAAGTGTACGGGGACAGTTGCCAGATTACTCGACAGTACAGTGGAGTGACAGCTCTAACTGTACCCCTCATAGGACAATTTGCGGGCCCAAAAAAACCCGGCGCCGTTGAACGGGCCGGGTTTTCCAGTGACGCAGCCCTCAGCGGGCGGCGCCGAGCTGGCCTTTCTCGTCGGAGAACACAATTTCAACGCGACGGTTCTGTGCCCGGCCACGCTCGGAAGCGTTGACATCCACCGGGTATTGGTCGCCGTAGCCTTCGACCTGGATACGCTTTTCGTCAATCCCCAGATCCACCAGCACGTCCGCCACCGCCTGTGCGCGATCCCGCGACAGCTTGAGGTTTTCCTGCTTGCCCCCGGTGCTGTCGGTGTAGCCCTCGATGCGCACCACGCGCTTGGGATTGAGCTGCAAGAACTGCACGATCTTGAGCACGACCCGGTTGGCCGAGTTCTTCAACTCCGCTTCGCCGGTGTCGAACAGCACGTCACCGAGGGTCATCACCAAGCCGCGATCGGTCTGGGTGGTCGCCATCGCCATGATCTGTTCTTCGAGCCATTTGCCTTGCTGCTGC is a window from the Pseudomonas brassicacearum genome containing:
- a CDS encoding OmpA family protein; translation: MKHSHVLGGLVLAGLASLYGCAGQRSEAALEQASTDFQKVKEDANVLRAAPRDVIRAGESLARADRLSSYWGSGEDVQHYAYLSQRYSEIAREHSNQLLNEERAAKLELERQRLQLALRESKLLSVQQQGKWLEEQIMAMATTQTDRGLVMTLGDVLFDTGEAELKNSANRVVLKIVQFLQLNPKRVVRIEGYTDSTGGKQENLKLSRDRAQAVADVLVDLGIDEKRIQVEGYGDQYPVDVNASERGRAQNRRVEIVFSDEKGQLGAAR